A region of Deltaproteobacteria bacterium DNA encodes the following proteins:
- a CDS encoding DUF3368 domain-containing protein gives MPIIISNASPLIGLSAIDRLFLLKDIWGKIIIPDAVFKEVVVDGFGKPGSNVIDLACSSWIERVSVKNKEVVEVLQTVLDYGESEVIALGQELKADLLLLDNREPRLFAANINQKVMGTVGLIKLVWKKGLIQEPIQELIKLKLNGFWIEDRIFDQFKLEVESCR, from the coding sequence ATGCCAATTATTATTTCAAATGCTTCCCCTCTTATTGGTCTTTCTGCTATTGATCGCCTTTTTCTCCTGAAAGATATCTGGGGGAAAATAATCATCCCCGATGCGGTTTTTAAAGAAGTCGTTGTCGACGGTTTTGGAAAACCGGGGTCAAATGTTATCGACTTGGCTTGTTCGAGTTGGATAGAAAGGGTATCAGTAAAAAATAAAGAGGTTGTTGAGGTACTTCAAACCGTTTTAGACTATGGAGAATCTGAAGTTATCGCCCTTGGGCAGGAGCTAAAAGCCGACCTTCTGTTATTGGATAATAGGGAGCCACGTCTATTTGCCGCCAATATTAATCAAAAAGTCATGGGGACCGTAGGTTTGATTAAATTGGTTTGGAAAAAGGGATTAATCCAAGAACCGATTCAAGAGCTGATCAAGCTAAAGCTAAACGGCTTTTGGATAGAGGACAGAATTTTTGACCAGTTTAAGTTGGAAGTGGAAAGTTGCCGGTAA
- a CDS encoding UPF0175 family protein, producing the protein MLLKVEMSLPAAIVKTLGLTESETALAIKKEMAAYFFQRHLLSFGQARLLAELSIWDFLDFLKVRKVPLHYDLSEYEEDSKTVQEFL; encoded by the coding sequence ATGTTATTAAAGGTTGAAATGAGCCTGCCAGCGGCCATAGTTAAAACCCTTGGATTGACAGAGAGCGAAACCGCCCTGGCTATCAAAAAAGAAATGGCTGCCTATTTTTTCCAGAGGCATCTATTAAGTTTTGGTCAAGCCAGATTACTGGCCGAATTATCAATCTGGGACTTCCTGGATTTCCTTAAGGTCCGGAAAGTACCCCTGCACTATGATCTCAGCGAATATGAAGAGGATTCCAAAACCGTGCAGGAATTTCTGTGA
- a CDS encoding type II toxin-antitoxin system HicA family toxin, whose protein sequence is MTKSEKKFKKISSGSKDIRFSELKGLLAGLGYEEIKTGKTSGSRVAFYNGEINDLIKMHKPHPSSIIKQCYLDEIIRHLKNKGFMA, encoded by the coding sequence ATGACAAAATCAGAAAAAAAGTTTAAAAAAATTTCATCCGGATCGAAGGATATAAGGTTCTCAGAACTGAAAGGGCTGCTGGCCGGCTTGGGCTATGAGGAGATAAAAACCGGAAAGACATCAGGGTCAAGGGTCGCTTTCTATAACGGGGAAATTAATGATTTGATTAAAATGCACAAACCGCATCCGTCTTCGATAATAAAACAGTGTTATTTAGATGAGATTATCAGGCATTTAAAGAATAAGGGGTTCATGGCATGA
- a CDS encoding type II toxin-antitoxin system HicB family antitoxin, producing MTKDILTYKGYVGSVHYSADDEIFYGKIESINDLILFEGTNVADLKKAFQEAVEDYLATCKTLTREPDKKYKGSFNVRIAPDLHKQAAIKAIKSGISLNQFLQRAIMHELSSE from the coding sequence ATGACCAAAGACATTTTGACGTATAAGGGATATGTAGGTTCTGTTCATTACAGTGCCGATGATGAAATATTTTACGGGAAAATCGAATCAATCAACGATCTTATTCTCTTTGAAGGCACGAACGTTGCTGATCTTAAAAAAGCGTTTCAAGAAGCCGTTGAGGACTATTTAGCGACCTGTAAGACCTTGACGCGTGAACCGGACAAAAAATACAAAGGAAGCTTCAATGTGAGAATCGCGCCGGATTTGCATAAACAAGCGGCTATAAAGGCCATAAAAAGCGGGATTTCGTTGAACCAGTTTTTACAGAGAGCTATTATGCATGAATTATCTTCTGAGTAG